One Carbonactinospora thermoautotrophica genomic window, TATATGCCCTTGTGGATCAAACGAAACCAGGCCCGCCGCGAAAGGGCCGTGAGCCACGGCCGACAATGGCGCAATGAGTCCGGCGACCCTGGTGAACAGCCGCGAGGTAACCACTCCGTACGTCGAGTTCGACCGCAGAACGTGGGCGCGGCTGCGCGACAGCACGCCGCTCACGCTCACCGAGGAGGATCTGGAGCGGTTGCGCGGTCTCGGGGACCGCATCGACCTGGACGAGGTCGTCGAGGTCTACCTGCCGCTGTCCCGGCTGCTGAACCTGTACTTCGCCGCCTCCCGCCGGCTGCACGGGGTGCTCACCACGTTCCTCGGCGAGCAACCCTCGAAGACGCCGTTCATCATCGGCATCGCGGGCAGCGTGGCGGTGGGCAAGTCCACGACCGCCCGGATCCTGCGCGAGTTGCTGGCCCGCTGGCCGGACCACCCGCGCGTCGAGTTGGTCACGACCGACGGGTTCCTGCTGCCGAACGCCGAGCTGGAGCAGCGCGGGATCTTGCACCGCAAGGGCTTCCCCGAGTCGTACGACCAGCGCGCGCTGCTGCGGTTCGTGTCCGAGATCAAAGCGGGCAAGCCCGAGGTCGCCGCGCCGGTG contains:
- the coaA gene encoding type I pantothenate kinase, which translates into the protein MSPATLVNSREVTTPYVEFDRRTWARLRDSTPLTLTEEDLERLRGLGDRIDLDEVVEVYLPLSRLLNLYFAASRRLHGVLTTFLGEQPSKTPFIIGIAGSVAVGKSTTARILRELLARWPDHPRVELVTTDGFLLPNAELEQRGILHRKGFPESYDQRALLRFVSEIKAGKPEVAAPVYSHLTYDIVPGERLVVRQPDILLLEGLNVLQPARPRPDGRPRLAVSDFFDFSIYVDAKTDDIRQWYVDRFLMLRETAFRDPSSYFHRYASLTHAQAVERALRIFREINEVNLVENIRPTRSRATLVLQKAEDHTVQRVRLRKL